Proteins from one Pseudarthrobacter sp. BIM B-2242 genomic window:
- the treZ gene encoding malto-oligosyltrehalose trehalohydrolase, with amino-acid sequence MTLVNEGSGRFDVWAPDASEVVLLANGERYPMKQVAAVPGAEGWWSAPDAPEDAEVDYGYLLDGDTTPLPDPRSRRVPEGVHALSRTYDPGSHTWQDAGWRGKELRGSVIYELHVGTFTPEGTLDAAAGKLSYLADLGVDFVELLPVNGFNGTHNWGYDGVQWFAVHELYGGPAAYQRFVDAAHAAGMGVIQDVVYNHLGPSGNYLPRFGPYLKQGDANTWGDAVNLDAAGSDVVREYILDNAALWLRDYHVDGLRLDAVHALRDERAVHLLEEFGALGDAISAETGLPKTLIAESDLNNPRLLYPRDVNGFGLAGQWSDDYHHAVHVNVSGETAGYYADFASLGVLAKVLKDGFLHDGSYSSFRGRHHGRPINASLVHPAALVVCSQNHDQIGNRATGDRLSQSLSYGPLALAAVLTLTSPFTPMLFMGEEFGASTPWQFFTSHPEPELGKATAEGRIREFERMGWDPAVVPDPQDPETFRRSKLDWAEASEGDHARLLALYRSLTALRRAHPELADLGFAETDVTFDDDAGWLRFRRGSVEVLLNFSPEAVRLENVGKTVLLATDEAVHAEGGSLSLASWSAAVVLD; translated from the coding sequence ATGACCCTGGTAAACGAAGGTTCCGGCCGGTTCGACGTTTGGGCGCCGGACGCCTCTGAGGTGGTGCTGCTCGCGAACGGTGAGCGGTACCCCATGAAACAGGTCGCCGCTGTCCCTGGCGCGGAAGGCTGGTGGTCCGCGCCGGATGCCCCGGAGGATGCCGAAGTGGACTACGGCTACCTGCTCGACGGCGACACCACCCCTCTGCCGGACCCCCGGTCGCGCCGCGTCCCGGAGGGCGTCCATGCGCTGTCCCGGACGTATGATCCCGGGTCCCACACCTGGCAGGATGCGGGCTGGCGCGGGAAGGAACTGCGCGGCTCGGTCATCTATGAACTTCACGTGGGAACCTTCACGCCCGAAGGAACCCTCGATGCAGCGGCCGGCAAGCTCAGCTACCTCGCGGACCTCGGTGTGGATTTTGTGGAACTGCTGCCGGTCAACGGTTTCAACGGCACCCACAACTGGGGCTACGACGGCGTGCAGTGGTTCGCCGTCCACGAGCTCTATGGCGGTCCTGCGGCCTACCAGCGCTTTGTGGACGCCGCACACGCAGCCGGCATGGGCGTTATCCAGGACGTGGTCTATAACCACCTCGGGCCCAGCGGCAACTACCTTCCCCGGTTCGGCCCCTACCTCAAGCAGGGCGACGCCAACACGTGGGGCGACGCCGTCAACCTCGACGCCGCCGGCTCCGACGTCGTGCGTGAATACATCCTGGACAACGCCGCCCTGTGGCTGCGCGATTACCATGTGGACGGCCTGCGCCTTGACGCTGTCCACGCGCTGCGGGACGAGCGGGCCGTGCATCTGCTGGAGGAGTTCGGGGCGCTGGGCGATGCCATTTCCGCCGAAACCGGGCTGCCCAAGACGCTGATCGCGGAATCAGACCTGAACAATCCGCGGCTGCTGTACCCGCGGGACGTGAACGGTTTCGGCCTCGCCGGGCAGTGGAGCGACGACTACCACCACGCCGTCCACGTCAACGTCAGCGGCGAGACGGCGGGATACTACGCCGATTTTGCGTCGCTCGGGGTGCTGGCCAAGGTCCTCAAGGACGGTTTCCTCCACGACGGCAGCTACTCGAGCTTCCGCGGGCGCCATCACGGCCGGCCCATCAACGCGTCGCTGGTGCACCCCGCCGCGCTGGTGGTGTGCAGCCAGAACCATGACCAGATCGGCAACCGTGCCACCGGGGACAGGCTGTCGCAGTCGCTTTCCTACGGGCCGTTGGCTCTGGCCGCCGTCCTGACGCTGACCTCCCCGTTCACGCCCATGCTGTTTATGGGGGAGGAGTTCGGCGCCTCCACGCCGTGGCAGTTCTTCACCTCGCACCCCGAGCCTGAGCTGGGCAAGGCGACGGCGGAGGGCAGGATCCGTGAGTTCGAGCGCATGGGGTGGGATCCCGCCGTCGTACCCGATCCGCAGGATCCCGAGACGTTCCGGCGCTCCAAGCTGGACTGGGCCGAAGCCTCGGAAGGTGACCACGCGCGGCTGCTGGCGCTGTACCGGTCACTGACCGCACTGCGTCGCGCCCACCCTGAACTTGCCGACCTGGGCTTCGCCGAAACCGACGTGACGTTCGACGACGACGCCGGGTGGCTGCGCTTCCGGCGCGGATCCGTGGAGGTGCTGCTGAACTTCTCCCCGGAGGCGGTACGGCTGGAGAACGTCGGCAAAACGGTGCTGCTCGCGACTGACGAAGCGGTGCACGCGGAAGGCGGCTCACTCAGCCTTGCGTCGTGGAGTGCCGCCGTCGTGCTGGACTAG